In Micromonospora cremea, the genomic window CCTCGACGTCGTCGTCCGGGCCCCGGTCCACGTCACGGACCCGGTAGCCCTGCGCAGGCGCCCAGGAGACGAGACGTACGCCGCCGGCACCGCACTCGGCCACGGCCGTGCCGCCGCCGGTGGCGAACCCCCGGCGGACCCCGGAGCTGGCGGTCGGCGCGGCGGGGCCGGCGGTCGGCGCGGCGGGGCCGGCGGTCGGCGCGGTGCCCGTCGTGCCGGCGGGCACCGGCTCCGGCGAGGCGAGCGCCCGTTCGATCTCCGCCTCGCTGCGCACCCCGCCCGGGGTGCCGGTGATGCTCTCACCCACCAGCCGGATCGCGCCCAACCCGATCAGGGTGGCCACGGCGGCGGTGGCCACCCACCCGGTGGCGACGAGGATCGAACGACGGCCCATCCCCTGACTATCCCCGATCCATGGTTGTCGTCGGCATATCCGGAGGCTAAGGCACGGTTAACGTGCGCCTCGCTTCCAGCCGCAGCGGCTAGCCTGCCAGCTGTGGCCCGCCTGCTGCTCATCGAGGACGACCTGACGATCCGTACGCCGCTGATCCGCGCGTTGCGGGAACGCGGCCACGCGGTGGCCGCCGCCTCGACCGCGATGGCCGGGCTCCGCGACGCGCTCGAGGACCGACCCGATCTCGTCGTGCTCGACCTGGGGCTGCCCGACCTGGACGGACGCGAGCTGCTGCGGATGCTGCGCGCGGTCAGCTCGGTGCCGGTCATCGTGGCCACCGCCCGCGACGACGAGGCCGAGATCGTTCGGGTCCTCGACGCGGGAGCCGACGACTACCTGGTCAAGCCGTTCACCGCGGCGCAGCTCGACGCCCGGGCCCGGGCGGTGCTGCGCCGGGGGCCTTCCGGCGCCGACGCGCAGGACTCGTCGCTCGTCGTCGGCGGGCTGCGGGTCGACCCCCGGGCCCGACAGGTCACCCTGGACGGGGTGGCGGTCGAGCTGACGCCCCGCGAGTTCGATCTGCTGCACCATCTCGCCGGCCGGCCCGGTCAGGTGGTCACCAAGCGCGAGCTGCTCACCGAGGTCTGGCAGATCCCGTACGGCGGTGCCGACAAGACCGTCGACGTGCACCTGTCCTGGTTGCGCCGCAAATTGGGTGAGAGCGCTCTGG contains:
- a CDS encoding septum formation initiator, which encodes MGRRSILVATGWVATAAVATLIGLGAIRLVGESITGTPGGVRSEAEIERALASPEPVPAGTTGTAPTAGPAAPTAGPAAPTASSGVRRGFATGGGTAVAECGAGGVRLVSWAPAQGYRVRDVDRGPDDDVEVKFEGPAGEYELKLRCIGSEPVAVADD
- a CDS encoding response regulator transcription factor yields the protein MARLLLIEDDLTIRTPLIRALRERGHAVAAASTAMAGLRDALEDRPDLVVLDLGLPDLDGRELLRMLRAVSSVPVIVATARDDEAEIVRVLDAGADDYLVKPFTAAQLDARARAVLRRGPSGADAQDSSLVVGGLRVDPRARQVTLDGVAVELTPREFDLLHHLAGRPGQVVTKRELLTEVWQIPYGGADKTVDVHLSWLRRKLGESALEPRYLHTVRGVGVRLEAPGAQR